A part of Pirellulaceae bacterium genomic DNA contains:
- a CDS encoding prepilin-type N-terminal cleavage/methylation domain-containing protein — MRSCKQLVATNVATLIRACRRGERAPTRGGLTLVELLMVMGILTILASISLTAARSLMRGNKVSQAAILVKQYLQNAQIRAVTNGRPVAVFFDRVSPYGDTNSNPIPSNYTVTRLQFGEVFPPYMGDDLNASGILSDVPLVVMADGFTTRPADQHADMISIPFSQVASGFSVNGFLKPGDWIEFVGHEGKFRIESITRIPNDANPSQVQVHFFNPPSEYNDLLHKKVLRGYPLHNVYEVGLSASPTLLPISSTTTEVKFRIYRQPTKSLVGAITLPRGACVDLSLSGIGVADSGAGGGAYGLAQVSARIDGFATPADHSRVGIVFDGQGRVSYLMHEDRVNGTQLPPRFSEVNSNLYLMVGRADQVLPGHSSSNPNVTAAAQIAALQQAGGELPPSNLLDLENVWISCNPFTGEIKSSPLAAVDESTIEATIAELRANRDPTNPFANYVRQSRQLAISGVRN; from the coding sequence ATGAGAAGTTGTAAACAGCTTGTTGCTACCAACGTCGCTACGCTCATCAGAGCGTGCAGGCGGGGCGAACGCGCGCCAACACGCGGCGGTCTGACGCTAGTCGAACTGCTGATGGTCATGGGCATTTTGACTATCCTGGCCTCGATCTCACTGACCGCAGCTCGCAGCCTGATGCGCGGCAACAAGGTCAGTCAAGCCGCCATCCTGGTCAAGCAGTATTTGCAAAACGCCCAGATTCGCGCCGTCACCAACGGCCGCCCCGTAGCCGTATTCTTCGATCGCGTGAGTCCCTATGGCGATACAAACAGTAATCCTATTCCCTCGAATTACACGGTCACTCGCTTACAGTTCGGCGAAGTCTTTCCTCCGTATATGGGCGATGACTTAAACGCGTCTGGCATATTAAGTGATGTGCCGCTGGTAGTGATGGCCGATGGGTTTACTACGCGACCGGCAGATCAGCATGCTGACATGATTAGCATTCCCTTTTCCCAAGTGGCTTCGGGATTTTCGGTAAATGGATTTCTTAAACCCGGTGACTGGATTGAATTCGTCGGTCACGAGGGCAAGTTCCGCATCGAGAGCATTACGCGTATTCCGAATGATGCGAATCCCAGCCAGGTTCAAGTGCATTTTTTCAATCCGCCGTCGGAATATAACGACTTGCTGCACAAAAAGGTTCTGCGCGGGTATCCGCTTCACAACGTTTACGAAGTGGGTCTGTCTGCATCTCCAACGCTGCTACCGATTTCAAGTACGACAACAGAAGTAAAGTTCCGAATCTACCGCCAACCAACGAAATCACTTGTTGGAGCAATAACGCTTCCGCGAGGTGCCTGCGTTGATCTGTCTCTGTCAGGAATAGGCGTCGCTGACAGCGGGGCAGGCGGCGGAGCGTATGGACTCGCTCAAGTATCAGCACGAATCGATGGATTTGCTACACCGGCGGACCATAGTCGAGTAGGGATTGTGTTTGACGGCCAAGGCAGAGTTTCTTATTTGATGCACGAAGATCGTGTGAACGGAACGCAATTGCCCCCTCGGTTTTCCGAAGTGAATTCCAACCTGTACCTCATGGTCGGCCGCGCAGACCAAGTTCTGCCGGGGCATTCGTCTTCAAATCCGAACGTTACGGCTGCTGCTCAGATTGCGGCCTTGCAGCAAGCTGGTGGCGAGTTACCGCCTAGCAATTTGTTGGACCTGGAGAATGTGTGGATCTCCTGCAATCCATTCACCGGCGAGATCAAGAGTTCCCCGTTAGCTGCGGTCGACGAGAGTACCATCGAGGCAACAATTGCCGAACTGCGCGCAAACCGAGATCCCACTAATCCGTTTGCCAACTATGTTCGGCAGTCACGGCAATTGGCCATTTCGGGAGTCCGCAATTAA
- a CDS encoding type II secretion system protein translates to MLTKINTNRSCVTGSHRRQRVERGTCRAAFTLVELLVVMGILGFLVSMLTYALLGAQSDARAARTRGTITKLNDIILTQWEEYRYRPVDVRLESFRLFNQSANLPPGVQPTVPLPQMQAHLRMQVLRDTMRMEMPDRVSDLLFEPSYYVSPGYLVPESVEDAALRAGFTNAYLSQRAYPHRFGNIYGALFQAISNSPHPEIDQLRQTAPLLPPSELPSSGIAPLTGQPRSHFPDGQGIDARQALDRIKQWNKHIQSSELLYLIIANSTYGGSSALEYFRPSEIGDTDEDGLLEFIDAWGNAIHWIRWPAGYPSDLNRYSGTDAMDPQRTDWRYRSSDWPESQQPKTVIPLIVSAGADGNFGVVFDHDDFAEPGQSINSLPIAYALMPQGSRFYIDPFFTWDYANSVPNGASSHPPFTENDPNDRDSSNNHRGFRANQMGATPTHVLGIANEAPTDNITNHDIILGQ, encoded by the coding sequence ATGTTGACAAAAATCAACACAAACCGCAGTTGCGTTACTGGTAGCCACCGTCGCCAGAGGGTGGAGCGTGGTACCTGCCGAGCCGCCTTTACGCTGGTCGAGCTGCTGGTGGTCATGGGTATTCTGGGCTTCCTGGTCAGCATGTTGACCTACGCGCTGCTGGGAGCGCAATCCGACGCCCGCGCCGCTCGCACCCGCGGCACCATCACCAAGCTGAACGACATCATCCTCACGCAGTGGGAAGAGTATCGCTATCGACCGGTAGACGTGCGGCTGGAGAGCTTTCGCTTGTTCAACCAATCTGCGAACCTACCACCCGGTGTTCAGCCGACGGTACCTCTGCCTCAAATGCAAGCTCACCTACGCATGCAGGTACTTCGCGACACCATGCGCATGGAGATGCCAGATCGTGTTAGCGACTTACTTTTTGAACCCTCCTACTACGTGAGCCCTGGGTATCTGGTCCCAGAGAGCGTTGAAGACGCCGCATTGAGGGCAGGTTTCACAAATGCCTATCTTTCGCAGCGAGCCTACCCGCATCGCTTCGGGAATATTTACGGCGCGCTTTTTCAGGCTATATCCAATAGCCCTCATCCTGAAATTGATCAACTGCGTCAGACCGCCCCTCTGTTGCCCCCAAGTGAACTGCCCTCAAGCGGCATAGCGCCGCTCACGGGACAGCCACGTTCTCATTTTCCCGATGGACAGGGCATTGATGCTCGGCAGGCCTTGGACCGGATTAAGCAATGGAATAAGCACATTCAGTCGAGTGAACTGCTCTATTTGATAATCGCCAATTCAACATACGGTGGGTCTTCAGCACTGGAGTACTTTCGTCCGTCCGAGATCGGGGACACCGACGAAGATGGACTATTAGAGTTCATCGACGCCTGGGGAAATGCAATTCATTGGATTCGCTGGCCTGCTGGCTATCCCAGCGACTTGAATCGGTACTCAGGCACCGATGCAATGGACCCGCAGAGAACAGATTGGCGTTATCGTAGTTCAGACTGGCCAGAAAGTCAGCAGCCCAAGACAGTCATTCCTCTCATTGTCTCGGCTGGAGCAGACGGGAATTTTGGGGTCGTGTTTGACCACGATGATTTCGCTGAACCTGGCCAAAGCATTAATTCCTTGCCAATTGCCTATGCGCTGATGCCGCAAGGCTCGCGATTCTATATTGATCCATTTTTCACTTGGGATTATGCGAATAGCGTTCCCAATGGTGCAAGCAGTCATCCACCATTCACTGAGAATGACCCGAATGACCGCGACTCAAGCAACAATCACCGGGGTTTTCGCGCTAATCAGATGGGGGCAACACCGACTCACGTTTTGGGCATTGCTAATGAAGCCCCAACCGACAACATCACCAACCACGACATCATACTAGGGCAGTAG
- a CDS encoding type II secretion system protein, which produces MLSLIPHQPNSRHALASGSCRTSHRRAFTLVELLMVIAIIGVIAGLAITGYNVASRTIQKRAIAMEVMNLAQAVESYKLKYDSYPPDGSSRAAFEAHFKGVFPNMAQSEFTAVYRTANSHLHAMDQDGISRTTVMDPAEALVFCLGGFSNDPQYPFTGAGGPILLDLPGPNSTRVPVRSNRLNEPNLRRQYNIDRNEGFFPMSLDRLTAIVDPNQGIVISTDEAELFTGPGQTPDADFMPTYKPRGKSTPVVYFSAATYSVGLYDLTNSTVDRGAAKPLRSDQINTNFTPSNPDKYYRFMNDKTFQIISAGLDDHFGGSKLGTQLFFFPSGKRINVTDSEDIGGNYQESDSTGPSPQLDNVTNFSDGPLEDSLP; this is translated from the coding sequence ATGCTCAGCCTAATCCCTCACCAGCCTAACAGCCGCCACGCGCTAGCGTCCGGTTCCTGTCGCACCTCCCATCGCCGCGCCTTTACGCTCGTCGAACTGTTGATGGTCATCGCCATTATTGGAGTCATCGCTGGGCTGGCCATTACCGGCTACAACGTCGCCTCGCGCACCATCCAGAAGCGGGCCATCGCCATGGAGGTTATGAACCTGGCGCAAGCCGTCGAATCCTACAAGTTAAAATACGACAGCTACCCACCCGACGGCTCCAGCCGAGCTGCTTTTGAAGCGCATTTTAAGGGTGTGTTTCCCAATATGGCTCAGAGCGAGTTCACCGCAGTTTATCGAACAGCTAATTCACATTTACACGCAATGGATCAGGACGGTATTTCACGAACCACGGTCATGGATCCTGCCGAAGCACTGGTATTCTGCTTGGGAGGGTTCAGCAACGATCCGCAGTATCCATTCACGGGAGCAGGCGGACCTATACTGCTTGATCTACCTGGGCCTAATAGCACTCGCGTTCCAGTTCGCTCGAACAGGCTGAATGAACCAAACCTACGTAGACAGTACAACATCGATCGCAATGAAGGGTTTTTTCCGATGTCTCTAGATCGACTCACCGCAATTGTTGACCCAAATCAAGGAATCGTAATCTCTACCGATGAAGCAGAGCTATTCACTGGCCCAGGACAAACACCAGATGCGGATTTCATGCCAACATACAAACCTCGCGGCAAGTCGACACCAGTCGTCTATTTCTCGGCCGCTACATACAGCGTAGGACTCTACGACCTTACGAATTCGACGGTGGATAGAGGAGCTGCAAAGCCGCTGCGGTCCGATCAAATCAATACGAATTTCACACCATCGAACCCGGATAAGTACTATCGCTTTATGAATGACAAGACCTTTCAAATTATTTCGGCCGGACTGGATGATCACTTCGGCGGCTCGAAGCTGGGGACACAACTATTTTTCTTCCCGAGTGGTAAGAGAATCAATGTTACGGACTCAGAGGATATCGGTGGCAACTACCAAGAATCGGACAGCACTGGTCCCAGTCCGCAACTTGACAACGTCACCAATTTTTCGGACGGCCCTTTAGAGGACTCACTGCCTTAA